A stretch of the Lactuca sativa cultivar Salinas chromosome 9, Lsat_Salinas_v11, whole genome shotgun sequence genome encodes the following:
- the LOC111892844 gene encoding LOW QUALITY PROTEIN: disease resistance protein RPV1 (The sequence of the model RefSeq protein was modified relative to this genomic sequence to represent the inferred CDS: deleted 2 bases in 1 codon; substituted 1 base at 1 genomic stop codon), with product MASSSIASIQKSFTYDVFLSFRGEDTRTNFIDHLYNALQQQGIYTYKDDEAIRKGKRINDELISSIKDSKFYIIVFSKNYASSAWCLDELVMIMECHKTSEHTAYPIFYDVEPTEVRKQSGAVGKAFAKHENDEAAGKWKEVLKEAADLAGWELKNTANGHEAKLIQKIIEEISLQLRSIDFNADEKLIGMETRVKDAVSSLEIGTDDVRVIGIKGMGGAGKTTLARAVFDQXISFRFEAKSFVENVRENSNTSLSGLKSLQNQVLKDALFDQGINVSSVHDGKIMMKKKMRNKKTLLVLDDVDHIDQLEALAGDLNWFKSGSRIIITTRDEQVLVAHRVKLILDVNLLSNKEAIGLFSRYAFGGDIPIQGYEELSEQVVRYAAGLPLTIKVLGSFLCGKNKSEWIDALERLKTIPLKETLQKLELSYINLEEDYKEIFLNVACLLKGWWKRLAIEALESCGFHATNGLKVLEQKSLITITRKPFEFVHMHDHIEEMGRNIVRRLHPDKPEKHSRLWIDDEIKDILANDLGTKATRYIQFQLMGGNFEMVMKGLRKMKELRFLHIFENNFAEERKYDNVSQYFPNALQYLQWSWYPFWSLPNTFQANDLVTLKMEWSNIKQLWEGGERKVLNKLKILDLSYSKLTTLDLGSSPNLEALSLRGCRHLVQLHMLNGYPNLKSINLSESKLKTIDLRPAVNLELLHLKDCNALVELHMPGKCLNLRSLTLTNSQLRTLDIGWTPNLEDLDLNSCYDLEDLHMADKCQKLTSLNISHSKLKTLDLGLTPNLKKLYLKECKNLVQLHVPIGCLENLVYLNLRGCLGFTYFMFDKRNVASSRKDESLEIDPSAESHLIAKSLERCPLHPDNTLQQFQFECFYIDDPKDRVTRNLKQLIYEGLCACTNLETLSESIFGLRCLRKLKLKLEAYPEAPKELDHEECLEELSFSMTNMKHLPDSICMLKHLEVLQLKHCWSLEKLPEDIGQLECLKNLTLSDTKIKHLPDSICMLKHLEVLQLKHCWSLEKLPEDIGQLECLTNLTLSDTKIKHLPDSICMLKHLVFLELRDCSFLEKLPEDLGQLECLETLYLLHAKIEHLPDSICMLKNLRTLALHCSSLKTLPKDLGQLECLETLYLSSSLIKHLPDSICMLKDLKQLNLIHCSLLEKLPEDLDRLECLQRLSLRMCKLLRDFPISICKIKRLESLGVEGTCISHLPQDICFMKGLRISGSRGLLESCGFTSEIQTVSYEDTFFVDV from the exons ATGGCCTCTTCTTCGATTGCATCCATTCAGAAAAGCTTTACATATGATGTATTTTTGAGTTTTAGAGGTGAAGACACACGCACCAATTTCATCGATCATCTTTATAATGCTCTTCAGCAGCAAGGCATTTATACTTACAAGGATGATGAGGCAATTAGAAAAGGGAAAAGGATCAATGATGAGCTCATCAGTTCCATTAAAGACTCAAAATTCTATATCATTGTTTTCTCCAAGAACTATGCATCTTCAGCTTGGTGCTTGGATGAGCTTGTGATGATAATGGAGTGTCACAAGACGAGTGAGCATACTGCATACCCCATCTTCTATGATGTGGAACCGACAGAGGTCCGGAAACAAAGCGGGGCAGTGGGAAAAGCTTTTGCTAAACATGAAAATGATGAAGCTGCTGGGAAATGGAAAGAGGTTCTAAAAGAAGCGGCAGATCTGGCTGGATGGGAGTTGAAGAACACTGCAAATGG GCATGAAGCCAAACTTATCCaaaaaattattgaagaaatttcACTACAGTTACGTTCCATTGATTTCAATGCTGATGAAAAACTAATAGGCATGGAGACCAGGGTAAAGGATGCTGTATCATCTTTAGAAATTGGTACTGATGATGTTCGTGTAATCGGTATCAAGGGGATGGGAGGTGCTGGGAAGACAACTTTGGCCAGAGCGGTTTTTGATCAA TAAATATCCTTTCGGTTTGAAGCTAAAAGCTTTGTTGAGAATGTTAGGGAAAATTCAAATACTTCTTTGTCTGGTTTGAAATCGTTGCAAAATCAAGTCCTTAAAGATGCCTTATTTGATCAAGGCATCAATGTGAGTAGTGTTCATGATGGGAAAatcatgatgaagaagaagatgcgtAATAAAAAGACTCTTCTTGTTCTAGATGATGTGGACCATATTGACCAGCTTGAGGCGTTAGCTGGTGATCTTAATTGGTTCAAGTCGGGAAGTAGAATTATCATTACAACAAGAGATGAGCAGGTGCTCGTGGCACACCGGGTGAAGTTGATTCTTGATGTCAATCTGTTATCAAATAAGGAAGCGATTGGGCTCTTCAGTAGGTACGCATTTGGGGGAGATATTCCAATTCAAGGGTATGAAGAGCTATCGGAACAAGTTGTACGGTATGCTGCTGGTCTTCCCTTAACGATAAAAGTTTTGGGTTCATTTCTTTGTGGTAAAAATAAGAGTGAATGGATAGATGCACTAGAAAGATTGAAAACAATTCCGTTAAAGGAAACtcttcagaaattggaattaagCTACATCAATCTAGAGGAAGATTACAAAGAAATATTCCTCAATGTTGCATGCTTACTGAAAGGGTGGTGGAAAAGGTTGGCAATCGAAGCGCTTGAAAGTTGTGGATTTCATGCCACAAATGGTTTAAAAGTTCTTGAGCAAAAATCTCTTATAACTATTACTAGAAAACCTTTTGAGTTTGTGCACATGCATGACCATATTGAAGAAATGGGCAGAAATATTGTTCGTCGTTTGCACCCAGATAAGCCTGAGAAACACAGCCGATTGTGGATTGATGATGAAATTAAAGATATATTggctaatgacttg GGTACTAAAGCAACAAGATACATACAATTCCAGTTAATGGGAGGCAATTTTGAAATGGTTATGAAGGGTCTTAGAAAGATGAAGGAACTTAGATTTCTTCACATATTTGAGAATAATTTTGCGGAAGAAAGGAAATATGATAATGTCAGCCAATACTTTCCAAATGCTTTACAATATCTGCAGTGGTCCTGGTACCCTTTCTGGTCTTTACCCAACACATTTCAAGCTAATGATCTTGTTACACTTAAGATGGAATGGAGCAATATCAAACAACTTTGGGAAGGGGGAGAAAGAAAG GTTCTTAACAAGCTCAAGATTCTTGACCTCAGTTATTCAAAGTTGACGACCCTTGATCTTGGGTCTAGTCCAAATCTCGAGGCGTTGTCTCTAAGAGGATGCCGTCACTTGGTACAACTTCACATGCTCAATGGATATCCAAATCTCAAGTCCATCAACCTCAGTGAGTCAAAGTTGAAGACAATCGACCTTCGCCCAGCTGTGAACCTCGAGCTCTTACATCTTAAAGACTGCAATGCTTTGGTAGAACTTCACATGCCTGGTAAATGTCTGAATCTCAGATCCTTGACACTCACTAATTCACAGTTGAGGACCCTAGACATTGGGTGGACTCCGAATCTAGAGGATTTAGATCTTAACAGCTGTTATGATTTGGAAGACCTTCACATGGCCGATAAATGTCAAAAGCTCACATCCCTCAACATTAGTCATTCAAAGTTGAAAACCCTTGACCTTGGGTTGACTCCAAATCTGAAGAAGTTATATCTAAAAGAATGTAAGAATTTGGTACAACTTCATGTTCCCATTGGATGTCTAGAAAATCTTGTCTACTTGAACTTAAGAGGCTGTTTGGGGTTTACATATTTTATGTTTGACAAAAGGAATGTTGCTTCTAGTAGAAAGGATGAATCACTTGAGATTGATCCTTCAGCTGAGTCACATCTGATTGCCAAGTCCCTTGAAAGATGTCCACTTCACCCGGACAATACTTTGCAGCAGTTTCAGTTTGAATGCTTTTACATTGATGATCCCAAGGACCGTGTGACTAGAAATCTTAAGCAGCTTATTTATGAAGGTCTGTGTGCCTGCACTAACCTTGAGACACTTTCAGAAAGCATTTTTGGGTTACGATGTTTAAGAAAGCTTAAACTTAAACTCGAAGCCTATCCGGAGGCTCCCAAGGAACTTGACCACGAAGAATGTCTAGAAGAGCTAAGTTTTTCTATGACAAATATGAAACATCTTCCGGATAGCATTTGTATGTTGAAACATCTGGAAGTTCTTCAACTTAAACATTGTTGGAGTCTTGAGAAGTTACCTGAGGATATTGGCCAATTAGAATGTTTAAAAAATCTGACTTTATCAGATACAAAGATTAAACATCTTCCTGATAGCATTTGTATGTTGAAACATCTGGAAGTTCTTCAACTTAAACATTGTTGGAGTCTTGAGAAGTTACCTGAGGATATTGGCCAATTAGAATGTTTAACAAATCTGACTTTATCAGATACAAAGATTAAACATCTTCCTGATAGCATTTGTATGTTGAAACATCTGGTATTTCTTGAGCTTCGTGATTGTTCCTTTCTTGAGAAGTTGCCCGAGGATCTTGGCCAACTAGAATGTTTAGAGACGCTATATTTGTTGCATGCAAAGATTGAACATCTTCCAGATAGCATCTGTATGTTGAAAAATCTGAGAACACTCGCTCTTCATTGTTCTTCACTTAAGACATTACCAAAGGATCTTGGCCAACTAGAATGTTTAGAGACGCTATATCTGTCATCCTCATTGATCAAGCATCTTCCGGATTCTATTTGTATGTTGAAAGATTTGAAACAGCTCAATCTGATTCATTGTTCATTACTTGAGAAATTACCAGAGGATCTTGACCGATTAGAATGTTTACAGAGACTATCCCTAAGGATGTGCAAGCTTTTACGAGATTTTCCAATCAGCATCTGTAAGATAAAACGTTTAGAAAGTTTAGGGGTAGAAGGTACATGCATAAGTCATCTTCCACAGGACATTTGTTTTATGAAAGGTCTGCGTATTTCAGGGTCGAGAGGCCTTCTTGAATCCTGTGGTTTTACATCCGAGATACAAACCGTCTCGTACGAAGATACCTTCTTTGTAGATGTGTGA